In the genome of Amphiura filiformis chromosome 11, Afil_fr2py, whole genome shotgun sequence, the window TGACCGATTAAAAAAGAAAGAGCGAGAACTAAGAGGACTTCAGGCTCGGCTTCAGGGACCGAATTCTCAACTTTTGGCAGAACACGTGCAAGATGAGCTCAAAATGATTGAATATCGTAATTCGGTTGGTTTAAATAATCTTCACGTTGCAACGACACTGCCAGCGATCGGGACACAACGAGTAGATCCAAATTTTGCATCTCTTAACTCGGAAGAGAATAGTCATTTCATCAATGAATATCGTGGCGGTAGTCACGATGACTTTGAGAGTTATGAAAAGCAAGATGGCGGCACTTCTAAGTCGAACAATTATGCGAGGCATCAACAAATGTTGCCACATTCATCCAGTGATAAACTGGTGTCAAGAAGAGATATTGAAAGTTCTGATGATAAAGTACCATTTGAAAGGGACACATTGAAACCTGCACCGATTAGATCAAAGAAAAGACCACGTCACCATCATATTATCAACTCGCATTCTCGTGTAAATATGGTGCGAGAATCGGTGACATCGTTAAAGGTTAAAAAGGATATGGACCATGAGCCATTAATCAATGCAGATTTCGCTATTCCTTTGTCACCTGTACCAGAGGAGAAGCCACCATCAAACAAGTTGAACCATCATCAGTTGCAAAACTTGGAAGAATCAATGTCTTTAACAAGTGAAACAGTTGAGAGGGAGTTCTCTCTCGTAAAACATTCCTCAGAGTGCGCTGCAACTGATATTGCACAACCAATGGCAACATCGATTGGTGAAATGACACATTCACCAGTGGCAGAACCTCTAACAGTGCAGGAAGACCTTCGGACAACAGCCCTTCCGCCAATAATGCCAATGAAAGACCTTCCAAAGAAGAGCAAAACAAGCAGATGTCGAACTAAGATGCAGCGTCAATTGTTGAAAGATAAAGATGGTCAACTAGGTGTGCTTTCGGCTGCTGACATAGCAGCTTCAAGACGAGAGAGGCACGCCCAGAAACGTCTTGCAGAAGTAAAAATGAAAACTAATAAACAAATCAATAAAGTAACGGCGTCAGGTAATAGGCGAAATCCAAATCATCTCGATATGGCCTTGCCAAGATCTCGAAAAACAGAACTGCATGAAATGGGCTACAGTGTGGCTCTGGATGGTCAAGACAGAGTATCAAAGGTGAAGAAAGATGTGGACGGAGAAGTGAGGTTACCACCCATTCGGGTTGATCCTTATATGTTGCAAGAATTGAAACGGCAAAGAATAAAACATCGAACGGAGTGTATAAAACTGCCGAAGCTTCCGTGAATTGGGCATTTGGCAGCATCTTTGCATGATgtcgaaaaacaaaaaaaaaggtgaTATGCCTCCAGCAAAGACCGCCCTAGAGGAAGCTATGGCTTAGCGGAAATTCCAAAGCTTTCCAGTAGAGTGTCGTTGGTTTCAAAGGCCAAGATTAGGGAAGAGAGACGGTTGTGGCCACATACCTTGAGACCCATTaacgccaatccggcttgaaatatgTGTGGGGGGAGGAgacaatcggcctgaattgtcaaaaggtggccgaaaagaacaaaaaattggtcattttgccgaCAGGTTGTGGGTATACGTCCCTCCTGTCCTCCCCGAATTGCGCCCATGCAGGGACCTCTGGAGATGGTTATCAAGCACTTTTGCACAGATTCGTATTGACATCCCTGTTGTCTTCAGAGAACTAACTGTACCATGACCAAACGGGTGGCTAAGGTCTGACGGTTAACGACGCTGGTGGTAGTTGCTACAAttgaagagcttggttccaaacTATGTTAAATCCACAAACACATGATTCTGATTTATTGTGCGCGCTATTGCAATGGGATGTAATGCTATAGGTacagtaatttcagttggatgcaccgttacaaagcaaacagtggatggatgcacagtaacaatactgtgtgaggcctttgggtcaccaaatgagaacaatagtctgcatatattgttaagcagcattgGTGTGGTAGATAATGGCTTGTTGAATGTTGATACAAGttactcattgttgctaatgtcaaacttgtcaaagtaattgtaattgtatcacacaagtaaatgagaaacatggtttggaaacaagctcttcaattAGTGGAGCACATGGTGATTGTGTTTTAATGTTGTACCGAAATTACATACACTTGGAGAGGACGTATGATTTTTATGAGTGTACACATATAATAGGGGATACGAGTGCGACGTAAACATTACCAGCTTCAACCACGTTCTTGCAAACATGGCAAATGGTTGGGTTCTAGTGAGATTTGAGTTATTCGTATAATTGTACCATGATGATGTGCGATgcagtcatattatttggctgtCCCCATTATAGTTTAATTAGGTTTTGGTATAAATTTATACATATAAGATGTTTCTATATAATATCAGGAAATTTGCAACTTGCAAGGCTGAACTACCCTGTTGAACTGATATTTCCTAATTTGAATGAAAGAGTTGTGAAAGAGTTGTGAATGAATGTCCTTATGTTTAAACTTCTGTGGCAtctctttgaataagttcatcaggactgatacaattaaattaaatatcagattatgttgttcaagtccataaatttactcacgttttagacgtttcatcttccgtgcggaagatctagatttcatcagtaatgccATGGCATGTTTTGcaactattttttaaataattatacaagaatttctttgaggTTTTACTCAATTATTATATTGTAATCAAATGCAGGGTACAGGCTTTAAATGTGATATTTAATATAATGCGCTttacgtaatcatggtaattaaaaTTGGTTTGAGATTAACTGAAATATGATAGACGAGGCATATTTTGTAAGATATCTTCCCAATTAAAGATAGCCTATATCTTAATCATAAAAAGTGTAAGATTTGACGCATgatataatagcttataatgaGCATGACGTACAAGTGACTGgcatattaccatgattacatttgAGAAGAAGTTGTTTGTAAATAGGGTGTGGCGGTGTGTGGTGCACGGTGGGGTGTGTGCGGGTTGAACGAGTGGGTTGTTTATGCTGGTTGGATGTGTGGGGTGTGGATATGGAGTGTGTTTGTGAAGGTGACGTGAGGTGGTGTTTATCGATCATATAATACATTGACATGATCCGCCATGAGCAATTTTGATCATAATGTCGTCTTGCCCGACTCTGCAACACCTCGTAAAATTCGAAATTTGAATTTGACCTTATAATGCCAATACCCCTTGACAAAAGTTTCCGGTATTTATACGTTCTCATTGTCTGCAATTGCCTACGATCTTACAGTTGGATTTGTAGCTATTTGTTATGATCTTAGGCCTATTAAAAAAATGATCATAATATGAGCAAATTAAACAAATAGACGTTTTGCTGAGCATTTCAATTTGCCTTTGCGGATGATTTTGGTCAGGTCACCGCGATGAACAtgtggcacagtgtcatcgccccgatatcttcattttgttccgacctttcagacgcataatgagcctagggatatccgactaaggctactgacaatagcctggcaATTGACCtatctgtgtgtgagtgagcatgtatacgccatgatgaggtcaatggtcatacactGCCTCCACGagagctagcctacgctgcgctatagttcggcacataaaatcagaatttttgtaagtttttgagttcaagacgcaagcttctttctcaaaacgcaagctaacgactatcatatccgttcaacacatatattcaagtgcaaggaacaaaatctggcttctttagactaaataaattacaggagatattcatcattttctaccccggtatccaaagatttatcatctgaatatcaaattgtgcatagcacattcacgtgtattgatcccgggtattcatttcagtgtctctgctgtataatgtaattattaaccgggcgatgtcggtgtgtatggGGGTGGGCATGTGAGAGGGGTGCGTGTGTATGGGGGTTATATGCAGGTGGTGGTCGCTGtgtattctctaaattcagtccTATATGTGAGGGGCGTGGATATGGGTGTGGAGGTTTGTATCATGATGCGAGGGGTGTGTGTATGACGGTATATGAGGGTCGTGGGTGTGGGAGTGGAGGTATGTATGTGTGAGGGCCGGATGTGTGTATGAAGGTATATATGTGAGGGGGTGGGTGTGGGGTATGTATGTGGGTGTGGGGTATGCATGTTGGGGTGGAGTACATGTATGTGAGGGGTGTACATAGCTAAGGATTGGGGTATGTATGTGAGGGGTGTGGGTGTATGTATTTATTGCTTCCCCCCcgccctcggcttgccaaaattgcccccccactcagctcgccaaaaatttcgtgtccctcccaccagggctcataattattgcacatcccctaagtTCTATGACATGATTTATGTGTTAGTGTTGTCATGTGTTACATTGACTTGATACAAGGTGAGCAATTTTGATCACAAAGTCGTCTTACCCGATTCTGCAATACCTCAGTATATGATTTTTCTAAGGCTGAATTTACACTGACTGAGCGAAGAGCGACTGATGTTTTTCACCaatcactatggactacaatgaccccatcccaatgacatagttctctaatctcaattaaacaaccataatgcaaaatttgacctcaagttgcagagtatgagtttttgtacccaaattttcaaaggtcattcaaagatatacaaatgcattggggttaaagaaatgcgccctgataaatgagcatgttgtggatcctagtgaaacgCTTGTTGTTGCTTTAAGAACTGTTTGGTCATAAATCAGTCGCTCATTGCTAATTAAGTTTAATGTATGAATAGTATGATTATCAGCCAAATGTCCTTAATTCATTATTTATATGATTACGAAGAATCGCATAAACGAAttataatatgcaaattaaaagAAGTTAGACATTATTACTAATCAATGCACTATAGTTGTAGAAATATCCAACAATGTGTGTGTTTAGCGTAAGGagctattttgagaaaaaataaacTAATGTAGAGAAAAGTGAATTAAAAGCGCTCAAGAtgaagtgtttttgtattgtgtcaTCAGTAACCATGGTATCCATAAAAGTCAATTGACGGATGACAATTTGATCCATGCATTGGCATGATTGGTGTCCACAATCTTTAGAACAGTTTTATACAAATGTAGGATGAATGAGATATTCATTaatcagtttatttatttatttatttatttatttatttatttatttatttatttatttatttatttatttatttatttatttatttatttatttatttatttatttattattttattttattttttttatttttttttattattatttatttattatataggcttagtattattattagtgttattattattattaagaataTTATTTTAACTTGATATCATTaatcagtttatttatttatttatttatttatttatttatttatttatttatttatttatttatttatttatttatttatttatttatttatttatttatttatttatttatttatttatttatttatttatagtgttattattattattgttattattattattaagaataTTATTTTAACTTGATATCATtattaaaatcataatttttataatataattatcatcatcatcccggtcatcatcaacatcatcatcattatcatcatcttcatcatgcatcatctccatcatcgtcatcttcattTGACAAGACGAGAAAATAATGATGCCATGCATGCCATCATGCCATGTCTTCCAAATTTTTCCAACACTCGCAGCAGGAGAGTCTGGGTCtggcgctatttatatatttttcctCTGATCATGCACGATCATGATGTCGATTGGGCGTTGGTTCCTGTAGCTATAGAGGGCGATATACATGAAAAAGAAACGAAGAGGCAGGTGATTGACACTGATAGAATATTTCGTGGATAACTAACGTTCCTGTCAGATTGATTTTTGATTGACATGATCACTAAAAGGTTTAACTTTAAtaagcgttcgactatggtgcgagaggttgcaggttcgatcCCTGGGagtggtttagtacgctctcgtggaaaaattgagtctAGCTCTTGACAAGGCTGAACTTACTGCTGATTGTCTCGTTCGGTGACGTACCCACACTCAGTtgaacttggggagctgatccggttgcgaaggtcaattgtggaatatctagggtgtgtgctcttgaagctgcaaagacCCTGAGTTATTGTTAAATGGTTTgcggaatgatgtggggccgtagtggtcagcgacaacttgtaaagtgtgctgaggcttgtggatcagcgttgtgcctgtgcgaagCACACTGAATCCCGGGCACaaaatcactgttttttgtttgttttgttttttgtcctGTAGGGAACACAAATTCAAAAGGTTCCTGATGTAACCAAAAGGGGTTCTAAAGACCTTTGTGGAACCGTTAGGCATAATGGTTCTTATTTGAACATTATAGTTGAGATACATATTGCGAGCGGTGCAGCCGCATTTATAAGCTTTTATTAGACAATTTGCATTTCCGTACGTTTTCGTGCCAAAAATCTCGTGATCcccttcggcttgccaaaaattgcacccccccccccatttaactTCTCATTGCTCCTGAATCTCGATAGCGCTTCCCTGTAGATATTTCACAAGCATTCAAAGAAAAGCTTAGTTTTAAAGTACAATAAGCGTTATCGTTTCAACAAATTTAGCGTGTGAACAAAATTGCATTTAcgatgtttatcatgtttactatAAATCCAGtttactaaggggctgtgcaataattatgagccccggtggagggtaaaattgggggggggcaagacattttggcgagccgaaagggagggggggggcaagcaattttggcgagccgagaggagggcaagcgattttggcactaCGCGTTCACcgggcgccttttaataaaacgctctaaaaaggcttaggaaaacagtacggaaacgctttaatatgcaaattttcctgctccctGCActtgcaacatatatctagaccatttaaggtttgcaaattgggatcccaaaaatttggtatgtgcaaggggtggggcaaagattttttggcgggccgggggggggggggcgatttttggcggcCCAAAATTGTTaaccccggggggctcataattattgcacagcccctaagctgTTAGTGCACTTGGCTACCGTATagtattatatttataaatattttttacgCACTTGGCAAAAAATGTAATTCGAATATTATCCATTTCATATGTTTAAGATATAAATACATGATTACAATCAGTGAAACCCGCTCTCAGTACTGAAAGTTATTAAATTGGTCATAGGAGCTCGGGGTTGACGAAGCGGAGTTTAACTTAAGTTTAAAAGTTGTATAACTTTTAACCCTTTCGCACAAGGCCGTGAAAAAATTACATTCAAGCTAGGTAAACCGTAAAACTAACACTGAAGTTACAGTACACTGAAGTATTGTGTTTTAATTTTCTGCCGCATTAGTTTATATGTCAACACAATTATTTTCATATGTGCGATCTATTAGcttctattatcatgattatttgccTTTCGTCGGAGAAGTTGTCTAAAATGACATGATACAGTGTTGTTTACTgatttcacaaaataaaaatcgaaCTTTTCGTCGCGCACCTGTGAATTGGTTCTTAGATTGGGCAAAGCTGTCAAACAGTATACAGTGCAGTCAGACAGAGCGAGTCATCGGATCAGACAGGTTGTGTGGAGGCTATGACCCATTTGTAGGGGTTGATGCATGTAACTGTGTATGGGAAAGTCCGGCTGATTCAcactttaattaatttaattaatcagACCAATTAAAACTGGCTGTAATTTTACCAAAAGCTACCAAAGGACAACACTATAGCGACATACTTCGCAGCGAAGGTTTGTCTCTGACAGCTCAGCTAGCCTGGTGGTGGACTATTATTTACATGTCACGTACAACTTTTGACTACCAATATGCATGATAAGGTAAGTAATTGTCCTTTTTTCTGTCCAGTGTGAACTTAAATAACTGGATATGCATGATTTGTGTCAACTAAAGTGTGAATTTTCAGTGGTAACCAAAACAAATCTTTAGCTGTCATAATAAGTTATTAAACTGTCATTTGTGGCTTCACGGTTTAAAGCACTTTAGTTTTGGGAACTAAAAAGCTCTATAACTAAATGTTCGCCATGTTTTGGTGGTGTAATGCTGTATGTAGCAACATATATGGGAACAACTGTTTATCAAGTGGTTTGTAAGCGATCTTCATGTGTCTGTTTGAGCAATCAGGCCTGCGGTAAGGAAAGcttattttatttcactatttctgTTGATATGACCATGGAAGTATAGAGACAGGACCAAACTGTTATTGTAATACTGAAAGTTGGCAAACACCAGGCTTGTACTTGTACGTTgtacccggtccccgcactccgtgcatccgcgggtattcatgctcgtcgaaaatttcgcgaaatatggggtgttttcagatgaagaaatgcgattcgcgaaacacacaaaaaaggggtgttttttaaaccacgtgttcgcgaaaaaaaaaaaaagggtattttcatggagcagtctacgtgtttctgtcagaaaagggtatgttagaaatatcgacggttcgcgttttagcgaaaataggggtattgtcgaagggcaaataattcgcgaaatcgctaaaaaaaggggtgtttttcccctaaaaacttcgcgaaatgagatgcaaaagggggtgtttttaaagttcaccgacaagcatgaatacccgcggatgcacggagtgcggggaccgggacgTTGTAGTACTGATATCAAGTTGTGTTTTTGCCCTTT includes:
- the LOC140164354 gene encoding uncharacterized protein codes for the protein MTVNQSPNGMQIVTPVTCRKAKSSQNALERWTHLEKSSARIRERLIFDNRFENFHLDRHQEDLKSSEEEVLRDIFRAKDHMKLSLIDLAQSKRQIRNSVCDYERKIRRGSHLPVFSLERDRLKKKERELRGLQARLQGPNSQLLAEHVQDELKMIEYRNSVGLNNLHVATTLPAIGTQRVDPNFASLNSEENSHFINEYRGGSHDDFESYEKQDGGTSKSNNYARHQQMLPHSSSDKLVSRRDIESSDDKVPFERDTLKPAPIRSKKRPRHHHIINSHSRVNMVRESVTSLKVKKDMDHEPLINADFAIPLSPVPEEKPPSNKLNHHQLQNLEESMSLTSETVEREFSLVKHSSECAATDIAQPMATSIGEMTHSPVAEPLTVQEDLRTTALPPIMPMKDLPKKSKTSRCRTKMQRQLLKDKDGQLGVLSAADIAASRRERHAQKRLAEVKMKTNKQINKVTASGNRRNPNHLDMALPRSRKTELHEMGYSVALDGQDRVSKVKKDVDGEVRLPPIRVDPYMLQELKRQRIKHRTECIKLPKLP